From the genome of Argentina anserina chromosome 4, drPotAnse1.1, whole genome shotgun sequence, one region includes:
- the LOC126790057 gene encoding putative pentatricopeptide repeat-containing protein At1g13630: MLNFIHRWKKPTLLLQNSRTLYSLIFTKPSSAAAGPIGATSVAELITGLRTFGLGRIRGDHYYRSIISSLNQTQVDSIVERLSLEDPESGFGLFSLLRNECGFRLSRASIFTVAHAFGAKRRFEELHLLVKQMVEEEGCGSATSLCELLLSRFSKWGSSGVVWDVLAFSYSKSEMVYDALTVLAKMKDLNLKISTLTYNCLLYNLRHTDMMWNVYDEIKDSGAPESEYTNSILVDGLCEQASIQDAVSFLMETQREESVASVVSFNTIMSRFCKLGFVDIAKSFFCMIFKYGLRPDSYSYNILIHGLCVAGSLEEALELTQDMKRHGLYPDTVTYNTLCKGFRLLGLMTGAQQVIQRMLVKGLNPDHVTYTILICGHCHSGNIEDALKLREEMRSRGFQLSVILYSVLLSSLCKSGRIEEALRLHYEMEAVGLEPDLVTCSILIHALCKQGSVQRAIQIYRKMYLKRIIPRYSAHRAILLGLRQKGNISEARKYFDTLTTVTEDIVLYNIMMDGYVKLGNVAAALQLYEQTVEEGITPTVVTFNTLIYGLCNSGKLVEAQQMLNTIELHGMLPSPVTYTTLMNGYCEQGNIHGMLELLREMEVKAVDPTHVTYTVIIKGLCKKRKLQEAVHIVEKMYAKDLIPDQITYNTIIQCFCKARDLKTAFLLHSEMLMHNLKPTPATYNVLINGLCVYGDLDDADRLLGFLEDDNINLTKVAYTTLIKAHCAKGYARRAVEIFNRMVEKGFEISMRDYSAVINRLCKRSLINEAKYFFCMMLSDGISPDRELCKVMLNAFRQNGDSSSLHELLAEMIKAGFLPD; encoded by the exons ATGCTCAATTTCATCCATAGATGGAAGAAACCCACCCTTCTTCTCCAAAACTCTCGAACCCTCTATTCCCTCATCTTCACTAAaccctcctccgccgccgccggccCAATTGGCGCTACCAGTGTCGCCGAGCTCATCACCGGCCTGAGAACATTTGGCCTGGGTCGAATTCGAGGTGATCATTACTATAGGAGCATTATTTCGAGCTTGAATCAGACCCAGGTGGATTCAATTGTCGAAAGGTTGAGTCTTGAGGACCCTGAATCGGGCTTCGGGTTGTTCAGTTTGTTGAGGAATGAGTGTGGTTTTCGGCTTTCGAGGGCTTCGATTTTCACAGTTGCTCATGCTTTCGGGGCGAAGAGGCGGTTCGAGGAATTACATTTGCTTGTGAAGCaaatggtggaggaggaag GTTGTGGTTCTGCAACATCACTTTGTGAGCTGCTGTTGAGCAGATTTAGCAAATGGGGCTCGAGTGGTGTAGTGTGGGATGTTTTGGCGTTTTCGTATTCGAAAAGTGAGATGGTGTATGATGCCCTGACTGTTCTTGCTAAGATGAAAGATCTGAATTTGAAAATTTCCACTTTGACGTATAATTGCTTGTTGTATAATCTAAGGCACACGGATATGATGTGGAATGTGTATGATGAAATAAAGGATAGTGGAGCTCCTGAGAGTGAGTATACGAATTCTATACTTGTAGATGGATTGTGTGAGCAAGCCAGCATACAAGATGCGGTTTCGTTCCTCATGGAAACTCAAAGGGAGGAGAGTGTGGCTTCAGTTGTTTCGTTCAATACCATTATGTCAAGGTTCTGTAAATTGGGTTTTGTGGATATTGCAAAGTCATTTTTTTGTATGATATTCAAGTATGGACTACGTCCAGATTCGTATAGTTATAATATTCTTATACATGGGCTGTGTGTAGCAGGTTCGTTGGAAGAGGCTTTGGAGCTTACACAAGACATGAAAAGGCATGGGCTATACCCTGACACAGTGACCTACAATACTCTTTGTAAAGGGTTTCGTCTACTTGGTTTAATGACCGGAGCTCAGCAGGTCATTCAGAGAATGTTGGTTAAAGGATTGAATCCTGACCATGTTACATATACAATTCTAATATGTGGGCACTGTCATTCTGGCAATATTGAGGACGCCCTTAAGCTTCGGGAAGAGATGCGTTCAAGGGGTTTTCAATTGAGCGTCATCCTGTATAGTGTATTGCTCAGCAGTTTGTGTAAAAGTGGACGAATAGAGGAAGCATTAAGATTGCATTATGAGATGGAAGCTGTTGGCTTGGAACCAGATCTTGTAACATGTTCCATTCTCATTCATGCCCTATGCAAGCAAGGAAGTGTTCAAAGGGCTATTCAAATATATAGAAAAATGTACTTGAAGAGAATAATTCCCCGTTACTCAGCACACCGCGCTATTCTCTTAGGTCTGCGTCAGAAAGGGAATATATCTGAGGCAAGGAAGTACTTTGATACTCTAACAACAGTCACAGAGGATATTGTTTTGTATAATATTATGATGGATGGCTATGTGAAGCTTGGTAATGTTGCAGCAGCCTTACAGTTATATGAACAAACAGTTGAAGAAGGAATAACTCCTACCGTAGTCACGTTCAATACGCTTATCTATGGTCTCTGCAACAGTGGAAAACTAGTTGAGGCCCAACAGATGTTGAATACCATTGAGCTGCATGGAATGCTACCCAGTCCAGTTACTTATACAACTCTTATGAATGGTTACTGTGAACAGGGAAACATTCATGGAATGCTTGAATTGCTCCGGGAGATGGAAGTAAAAGCTGTAGATCCAACCCATGTAACTTATACTGTAATTATCAAAGGGCTCTGCAAAAAGAGGAAGCTGCAAGAGGCTGTTCACATAGTTGAGAAAATGTATGCGAAAGACCTAATCCCAGATCAGATCACATATAATACCATCATTCAATGTTTCTGCAAAGCTCGAGACTTGAAGACAGCTTTTCTGTTGCACAGTGAGATGTTAATGCATAATCTCAAGCCTACTCCTGCTACATATAATGTTCTCATCAATGGTCTTTGTGTGTATGGTGACCTGGATGATGCTGACAGGCTATTGGGTTTTCTTGAAGACGACAACATCAATTTGACAAAAGTTGCTTATACAACACTAATTAAAGCACATTGTGCAAAGGGTTATGCACGTAGGGCAGTGGAGATCTTCaatcggatggtggagaaaggGTTTGAAATATCCATGAGAGATTATAGTGCTGTAATTAATAGGTTATGCAAAAGGTCTCTAATAAATGAAGCAAAATATTTTTTCTGTATGATGCTATCTGATGGGATATCTCCTGATCGAGAGCTCTGTAAGGTGATGCTCAATGCTTTCCGTCAAAACGGGGATTCAAGTTCACTACATGAACTCCTTGCTGAGATGATCAAAGCTGGCTTTCTTCCTGATTAA
- the LOC126790075 gene encoding uncharacterized protein LOC126790075, with translation MSKANVRRQLALLEKNKVPKEKSTTTVFSPNFSYKHLKRIYPIGLHKSSSSSSLSLSSLSLSLSENSIDSSSIIESSSPLDQKISLALRLISPPQKRESPVPKVVQQQETDDGEVRRCNWITKNSDKVYVAFHDECWGVPVYDDNQLFELLALSGMLMDHNWTEIVKRRELFREAFSGFDPNTVAKMGEEQIEEIASNKALMLPDCKVRCIVDNAKCILKIVRECGSFSSYMWGSVNHKPVINRFRYPRNVPLRSPKAEAMSKDLIKRGFRYVGPVIVYSFMQAAGLTIDHLVDCYRYSECVSLAERPWRHI, from the exons ATGTCTAAAGCAAATGTGAGAAGACAGTTAGCACTTCTAGAGAAGAACAAGGTTCCCAAAGAGAAGAGTACTACTACTGTATTCAGCCCCAACTTCTCTTATAAACACCTAAAGAGAATCTACCCAATTGGACTTCACAAGAGTTCTTCATCCTCCTCTCTATCTCTATCATCATTATCCTTGTCTTTGTCAGAGAACTCCATTGACTCTTCTTCTATCATTGAATCTAGTTCTCCACTCGATCAGAAGATATCATTGGCACTCCGCCTCATTTCACCGCCCCAAAAAAGAGAGTCTCCGGTGCCTAAAGTTGTCCAACAGCAGGAAACTGATGATGGGGAGGTAAGGAGGTGCAACTGGATCACAAAGAATAGTG ATAAAGTTTATGTTGCATTTCATGATGAATGCTGGGGAGTTCCAGTATATGACGACAA TCAATTGTTTGAGCTGCTGGCACTGTCTGGAATGTTGATGGACCACAATTGGACTGAAATTGTCAAAAGAAGGGAGCTATTCAG GGAAGCCTTTTCCGGATTTGATCCAAACACCGTTGCCAAAATGGGGGAGGAACAAATTGAAGAGATAGCTTCCAACAAAGCTCTAATGTTGCCAGACTGCAAAGTCAGGTGCATTGTAGACAATGCCAAATGCATATTAAAG ATAGTGAGGGAATGTGGGTCTTTCAGTAGCTATATGTGGGGTTCTGTGAATCATAAACCAGTGATCAACAGGTTCAGATACCCCAGAAATGTTCCTCTGAGGAGCCCGAAAGCAGAAGCCATGAGCAAGGATTTGATAAAGCGAGGATTTCGATACGTTGGACCAGTCATTGTGTACTCATTCATGCAGGCTGCTGGATTGACAATCGATCATCTCGTGGATTGCTACAGGTACAGCGAGTGTGTAAGCCTTGCAGAAAGACCTTGGAGACATATCTAG